The proteins below are encoded in one region of Citrobacter enshiensis:
- a CDS encoding helix-hairpin-helix domain-containing protein, protein MKRGIKTLLVALSLTCTGVTGGALAAESAAKSPAVQTKAEAPATAQTKASVPAKASDEEGTRVSINTASAEELARAMNGVGLKKAQAIVSYREEYGPFKTVDDLKQVPGMGSSLVERNLAVLTL, encoded by the coding sequence ATGAAACGTGGAATCAAAACTTTGCTGGTAGCGCTGTCCCTGACCTGTACTGGCGTGACAGGCGGCGCGCTGGCCGCAGAGTCAGCGGCAAAAAGTCCGGCAGTACAAACTAAGGCTGAGGCACCTGCTACGGCGCAAACTAAAGCGTCAGTCCCTGCGAAAGCCAGTGATGAAGAGGGTACCCGGGTGAGTATTAATACCGCTTCAGCAGAGGAGTTAGCGCGGGCAATGAATGGCGTTGGGCTGAAAAAGGCGCAGGCCATCGTCAGCTACCGGGAAGAGTACGGCCCGTTTAAAACGGTTGATGATTTAAAACAGGTGCCTGGGATGGGGAGTTCGCTGGTGGAACGTAACCTGGCGGTTTTAACACTTTAA
- a CDS encoding YbgC/FadM family acyl-CoA thioesterase, which produces MQTQIKVRGYHLDVYQHVNNARYLEFLEEARWDGLENSDSFQWMTAHNIAFVVVNININYRRPAVLSDLLTVTSQVQQINGKSGVLSQIITLEPEGQVVVDAQITFVCIDLKTQKALPLEGELREKLEQMVK; this is translated from the coding sequence ATGCAAACACAGATTAAAGTCCGTGGTTATCATCTCGATGTCTACCAGCATGTCAACAATGCCCGCTATCTTGAGTTTCTGGAAGAGGCGCGCTGGGACGGCCTGGAAAACAGCGACAGCTTTCAGTGGATGACGGCCCATAACATCGCTTTTGTGGTGGTAAACATCAATATTAACTACCGTCGCCCGGCGGTGCTGAGTGACCTGCTGACCGTGACCAGTCAGGTGCAGCAAATCAACGGTAAGAGCGGTGTGTTAAGTCAGATCATTACGTTGGAGCCAGAAGGGCAAGTCGTGGTGGATGCGCAGATTACTTTTGTGTGTATTGATTTGAAAACGCAAAAAGCGCTGCCTTTGGAGGGAGAGTTACGCGAAAAGCTGGAACAAATGGTTAAGTAA
- the queC gene encoding 7-cyano-7-deazaguanine synthase QueC, with the protein MKRAVVVFSGGQDSTTCLAQALHQYDEVHCVTFDYGQRHRAEIDVARDLALKLGARSHKVLDVTLLNELAISSLTRDNIPVPDYEPDADGIPNTFVPGRNILFLTLAAIYAYQVKAEAVITGVCETDFSGYPDCRDEFVKALNHAVSLGMAKDIRFETPLMWIDKAETWALADYWGKLDLVRQETLTCYNGIKGDGCGQCAACTLRANGLTHYLADKPAVMAAMKQKTGLK; encoded by the coding sequence ATGAAACGTGCCGTCGTAGTATTCAGTGGGGGTCAGGACTCCACAACCTGCCTGGCGCAAGCGCTGCATCAATATGATGAAGTCCATTGCGTCACCTTTGATTATGGTCAGCGCCATCGTGCTGAGATTGATGTCGCACGTGACCTGGCCTTAAAACTCGGCGCGCGTTCGCACAAAGTGCTCGATGTAACGCTACTGAACGAACTGGCGATCAGCAGCCTGACTCGCGACAACATTCCTGTGCCGGACTACGAACCGGACGCGGATGGCATTCCCAACACCTTCGTGCCAGGGCGCAATATTCTGTTTTTGACGCTGGCGGCCATCTACGCCTACCAGGTAAAGGCCGAGGCCGTGATCACCGGTGTTTGTGAAACGGATTTTTCCGGTTATCCCGATTGCCGCGATGAGTTTGTCAAAGCGCTAAATCACGCTGTCAGCTTGGGTATGGCAAAGGATATCCGCTTTGAAACGCCGTTAATGTGGATTGATAAAGCCGAAACCTGGGCGCTGGCTGATTACTGGGGCAAACTGGATCTCGTACGTCAGGAGACGTTGACCTGCTATAACGGGATCAAAGGCGACGGCTGTGGGCAGTGTGCTGCCTGTACCCTGCGAGCCAACGGACTGACCCATTATCTGGCGGATAAACCTGCGGTGATGGCGGCGATGAAGCAGAAAACCGGACTGAAGTAA